The following coding sequences lie in one Haladaptatus sp. DJG-WS-42 genomic window:
- a CDS encoding M48 family metalloprotease: protein MRHLGLKVRMAVAGTILFAFYMVIATIAWSMTGSIALVAVLSLLLVAGQYKLGKWLAVRSVGAKDLPEDRFADIHRTTERLSDDMDIPKPRLMYAQMGSPNAFAVGRKGSGTVVISTELMQLLDDDELEGVIAHELAHIMNRDVVTMVLGQSVAMLIGWGVYFLVRQVADGIFGWVLAWIASIIANMLVMIFVLVISRVREYAADEDAAYYTGNPEALASALAKLGHVNNQVEETRIDDSVSAMCIFGVQKGLFASLFATHPPIEKRIQRLRQ, encoded by the coding sequence ATGAGACATTTGGGGCTCAAAGTTCGAATGGCGGTTGCGGGAACCATCCTGTTCGCCTTCTACATGGTGATTGCGACGATTGCGTGGAGCATGACGGGGTCGATTGCCCTCGTCGCGGTGCTCAGTTTGCTGCTCGTCGCCGGCCAGTACAAACTCGGCAAGTGGCTCGCGGTGCGCAGCGTCGGTGCAAAAGACCTCCCAGAAGACCGCTTTGCGGACATCCACCGCACGACTGAGCGCCTGAGCGACGATATGGACATCCCGAAGCCCCGACTCATGTACGCCCAGATGGGGTCGCCAAACGCCTTCGCGGTGGGCCGGAAAGGCAGCGGCACTGTCGTCATCAGCACCGAACTCATGCAGCTGCTCGACGACGACGAACTGGAGGGCGTCATCGCCCACGAACTCGCGCACATCATGAACCGTGACGTGGTGACGATGGTGCTCGGGCAGTCCGTCGCGATGCTCATCGGTTGGGGCGTCTACTTCCTCGTGCGCCAGGTCGCAGACGGCATTTTCGGCTGGGTTCTCGCGTGGATTGCGAGCATCATCGCCAACATGCTCGTCATGATATTCGTACTCGTCATCTCGCGAGTGCGAGAGTACGCCGCAGACGAGGACGCAGCCTACTACACCGGGAATCCAGAGGCGCTTGCCAGTGCGCTTGCGAAACTCGGGCACGTCAACAACCAAGTTGAGGAGACGAGAATTGACGACAGTGTGAGCGCGATGTGCATCTTCGGCGTCCAGAAGGGCCTGTTCGCGTCGCTGTTTGCGACGCACCCGCCAATCGAAAAGCGGATTCAGCGGCTTCGACAGTAA
- a CDS encoding MFS transporter produces MLLTVSLGWALLQLGRTLLSPLLPAILVDLSMSEATAGVALALFQGVYGIAQYPSGAYSDTWSRTALILPGLGLLIVGFTVFGLAGGLFAFFAASILIGFGKGLFATPSRALVSDLFVANRGRALGVYAAGTDLGGLLASGIAIIVLTYATWRAPFVPIAIGLAVLGVLYWSWTKEEYTVGEKRLNVTGTLSELVERPDQRVTLVAFSLFYFMVGGFISFFPTYLTNAKGYPISLASATFAIVFLVGIGIKPIAGGLSDRFPRRLISMAGLLLAAGAMTLLIFANSLPVVVGSVALLALGYKTQFPLADAIIMDSARAGELGANLGAARALFLIANALGPAYVGIVATYASYAAAFGGYAVCLLIAAGLLYWGGEK; encoded by the coding sequence TCTCCCAGCAATTCTCGTCGACCTCAGCATGTCAGAGGCGACCGCGGGCGTCGCGCTCGCGCTGTTTCAGGGCGTCTATGGCATTGCCCAGTATCCGAGCGGAGCGTATTCGGACACGTGGAGTCGTACGGCGCTCATTTTGCCCGGTTTGGGGCTGCTCATCGTCGGTTTCACCGTTTTCGGCCTCGCCGGTGGACTTTTTGCGTTTTTTGCCGCCTCGATTCTCATTGGCTTCGGGAAGGGGTTGTTCGCAACGCCCTCTCGCGCGCTCGTCTCAGACCTGTTCGTCGCAAATCGTGGGCGCGCGCTCGGCGTCTACGCGGCGGGCACCGACCTCGGCGGCTTGCTGGCGTCGGGAATCGCCATCATCGTGCTCACGTACGCGACGTGGCGTGCGCCGTTCGTCCCAATCGCGATCGGACTCGCCGTGCTCGGCGTGCTCTACTGGTCGTGGACGAAAGAGGAGTACACCGTCGGCGAGAAACGCCTCAACGTAACCGGAACGCTCTCTGAATTGGTCGAGCGCCCTGACCAGCGCGTGACGCTCGTCGCCTTCTCGCTGTTTTACTTCATGGTCGGCGGCTTCATCAGCTTCTTCCCAACCTATCTCACCAACGCAAAGGGCTACCCCATCTCGCTCGCAAGTGCGACGTTCGCTATCGTATTCCTCGTCGGAATCGGAATCAAACCAATCGCGGGCGGCCTCAGCGACCGATTCCCCCGTCGGCTAATTTCGATGGCGGGCCTCCTACTCGCGGCGGGGGCGATGACGCTGCTCATCTTCGCTAACTCCCTGCCGGTCGTCGTCGGGAGCGTCGCGCTGTTGGCGCTTGGCTACAAGACACAGTTTCCCCTCGCAGACGCCATCATCATGGACAGCGCGCGAGCGGGCGAACTGGGCGCAAACCTCGGGGCGGCGCGCGCGCTGTTCCTCATCGCAAATGCGCTTGGTCCGGCGTACGTCGGCATCGTCGCAACCTACGCGAGCTACGCGGCGGCGTTCGGCGGCTACGCCGTCTGCCTGCTCATCGCCGCAGGACTGCTCTACTGGGGTGGCGAAAAATAG
- the acnA gene encoding aconitate hydratase AcnA — MDGPNPFGAIREFEHDGTTYKMADLTVLDDEGICDTSRLPVSIRILLESVLRNVDGDMITEEDVRNAASWAPDVPDVEVPFTPSRVVLQDLTGVPAVVDLAALRSAVERKGKDPKLVEPSVPIDLVIDHSVQVDFYGSEEAYEQNVELEYERNAERYRALKWAQQAFDGFRVVPPGTGIVHQVNLEYLGQVVHDREQDGDDWLLPDTLVGTDSHTPMIGGIGVVGWGVGGIEAEAAMLGQPITMKLPEVVGVRLTGALPEGATATDLVLHVTEDLREVGVVDRFVEFFGPGVGNLTVADRATISNMAPEQGSTISVFPVDDATLDYLELTGRDPEHIELVKEYLQAQGLYGEQEPEYTEVVEIDLTAITPSLAGPKRPQDRVSLPDMKRHFRALVHGEFEDELHEIDEEQLARWLGEGGFDDEPRTKPADLPDVGELSKKVPVTMPDGTETEIGHGSVVVSAITSCTNTSNPSVMIAAGLLAKNAIDRGLEVPSFVKTSLAPGSRVVTAYLEASGLLPYLEELGYNVVGYGCTTCIGNAGPLPEPIENAIDAHDLWTTSVLSGNRNFEARIHPKVRANYLASPPLVVAYGLAGRMDIDLETDPLGTDDEGDPVYLADLWPGVDEIQTAIQESVAPEMFKEKYADVFKGDERWEALEAPTGDVYDWDSTSTYIREPPFFKDFPLEKPGVQDIADARCLMLLGDTVTTDHISPAGPFSSNLPAGQWLIDQGVEPVDFNTYGSRRGNHEVMMRGTFANVRIENEMLDDVEGGYTIHHPTNDETTVFDASGRYREDDTPLIVMAGVEFGTGSSRDWAAKGTDLLGIRATIAESYERIYRDNLVGMGVLPLQFHDGDGWDSLGLDGDEVFTISGLDDGLEVKDELTVTAERADGSTLEFPVTAQVGTPAAVKYVENGGILHLVLRRLLTQN; from the coding sequence ATGGACGGACCGAACCCATTTGGTGCCATTCGCGAGTTTGAGCACGATGGCACTACTTACAAAATGGCAGACCTCACAGTTCTTGACGACGAGGGTATCTGTGACACGTCTCGCCTGCCCGTTAGCATCCGAATCCTCCTCGAATCTGTCCTCCGTAACGTAGACGGCGACATGATTACCGAAGAAGACGTGCGAAACGCCGCGTCGTGGGCCCCAGACGTCCCGGACGTTGAAGTGCCGTTTACGCCGTCTCGCGTCGTTCTGCAAGACCTGACCGGCGTCCCTGCCGTCGTGGACCTCGCCGCACTCCGCTCTGCGGTCGAGCGAAAGGGCAAAGACCCGAAACTCGTCGAGCCGAGCGTCCCCATCGACCTCGTCATCGACCACAGTGTGCAGGTCGACTTCTACGGCTCTGAGGAAGCCTACGAACAGAACGTCGAACTCGAATACGAGCGTAACGCAGAGCGCTATCGCGCGCTCAAGTGGGCACAGCAGGCCTTCGACGGCTTCCGCGTCGTCCCACCGGGAACCGGGATTGTCCACCAAGTTAATTTAGAGTACCTCGGTCAGGTCGTCCACGACCGCGAGCAAGACGGCGACGACTGGCTCCTGCCCGACACCCTCGTCGGCACCGACAGCCACACCCCAATGATTGGCGGCATCGGCGTCGTCGGCTGGGGTGTCGGCGGCATCGAGGCCGAAGCCGCGATGCTCGGCCAGCCAATCACCATGAAACTCCCCGAAGTCGTCGGGGTTCGCCTGACGGGCGCGCTCCCAGAAGGCGCAACCGCGACGGACCTCGTGCTTCACGTCACCGAAGACCTCCGCGAGGTCGGCGTGGTTGACCGCTTCGTCGAGTTCTTCGGCCCTGGCGTGGGGAACCTCACCGTCGCAGACCGTGCGACCATCTCGAACATGGCCCCCGAACAAGGCTCGACCATCAGCGTCTTCCCGGTTGACGACGCGACGCTCGACTACCTCGAACTCACGGGCCGCGACCCAGAGCACATCGAACTCGTCAAAGAGTATCTGCAGGCGCAGGGTCTCTACGGCGAGCAGGAACCCGAATACACGGAAGTCGTCGAAATCGACCTCACTGCGATTACGCCAAGCCTCGCCGGCCCAAAGCGCCCGCAAGACCGCGTCTCGCTGCCGGACATGAAGCGTCACTTTCGGGCACTCGTCCACGGCGAGTTTGAGGACGAACTCCACGAAATCGACGAAGAGCAACTCGCTCGCTGGCTCGGTGAGGGCGGCTTCGACGACGAGCCGCGCACGAAACCCGCAGACTTGCCCGACGTGGGTGAACTCTCGAAGAAAGTACCGGTCACGATGCCAGACGGTACGGAGACGGAGATTGGCCACGGCTCGGTCGTCGTGAGCGCAATCACGAGTTGTACGAACACCTCGAATCCGTCAGTGATGATTGCCGCCGGACTGCTCGCAAAGAACGCCATCGACCGCGGCCTCGAAGTGCCGTCGTTCGTGAAGACGAGCCTCGCACCCGGCAGCCGCGTTGTGACGGCGTACCTCGAAGCCTCCGGCCTGTTGCCGTACCTCGAAGAACTCGGCTACAACGTCGTCGGCTACGGCTGTACGACGTGTATCGGGAACGCCGGGCCGCTCCCTGAGCCAATCGAGAACGCCATCGACGCCCACGATCTGTGGACGACCTCGGTGCTCTCTGGCAACCGCAACTTCGAAGCGCGCATCCACCCGAAGGTTCGTGCGAACTATCTCGCCAGCCCGCCGCTCGTGGTCGCCTACGGCCTCGCAGGGCGGATGGACATCGACTTAGAGACGGACCCACTCGGAACGGACGACGAGGGCGACCCAGTCTACCTCGCAGACCTCTGGCCGGGCGTCGACGAGATTCAGACGGCCATCCAAGAGAGCGTCGCCCCGGAGATGTTTAAAGAGAAGTACGCAGACGTATTCAAGGGCGACGAACGCTGGGAAGCGCTCGAAGCCCCGACCGGCGACGTGTACGACTGGGACAGCACCTCGACGTACATCCGCGAACCGCCGTTCTTCAAGGACTTCCCGCTCGAAAAGCCGGGCGTCCAAGACATCGCAGACGCGCGCTGTCTCATGCTCCTCGGCGACACCGTGACGACAGACCACATCAGCCCGGCCGGGCCGTTCAGTTCGAACCTCCCGGCTGGTCAGTGGCTCATCGACCAAGGCGTCGAACCGGTTGACTTCAACACCTACGGCTCCCGCCGGGGGAACCACGAAGTCATGATGCGCGGGACGTTCGCGAACGTCCGCATCGAAAACGAGATGCTGGACGACGTTGAGGGCGGCTACACCATCCACCATCCGACGAACGACGAGACCACCGTGTTCGACGCGAGCGGGCGCTACCGCGAGGACGACACGCCACTCATCGTCATGGCCGGCGTCGAGTTCGGGACGGGTTCCTCGCGTGACTGGGCCGCCAAGGGGACTGACCTGCTCGGTATCCGCGCGACCATCGCAGAGAGCTACGAGCGTATCTACCGCGACAACCTCGTCGGCATGGGCGTCCTGCCGCTGCAGTTCCACGACGGCGACGGCTGGGACAGCCTCGGCTTAGACGGCGACGAAGTATTCACCATCAGCGGCCTCGACGACGGCCTCGAGGTGAAAGACGAACTCACCGTCACCGCAGAGCGCGCCGACGGTTCGACTCTTGAGTTCCCCGTCACCGCACAGGTCGGCACGCCTGCCGCGGTCAAGTACGTCGAAAACGGCGGCATCCTGCATCTCGTGCTCCGCCGCCTGCTCACGCAGAACTGA
- a CDS encoding sodium:calcium antiporter yields MVLDLVPPDAPGIATVAILAGTVVTWFGSQWFEESAERLSAYYGLPAVVQGSVVVAVGSSFPELASVVFTALSGVFDMGVGAIVGSAIFNILVIPAASNILSDQDLEAGRAIVYKEALFYMVAVAVFVLTLALAVIYEPVPTAGALVGELTRLLALIPLLLYGLYLFIQWQDVSDYDSGVEREGIAVRHEWRRLLLGLLVILIAVELLVSGIESAGQTFGVPDFLAGVTILAAATSLPDLLVSVRSAQAGRGVTSLGNVFGSNTFDLLVAIPIGVLIVGTVSIDFAVAVPMIAVLTVVTVILFTFLRTDLSLSSLEAYILLVFYLLFVGWIFAETVGLTQLLGSA; encoded by the coding sequence ATGGTTCTCGACTTAGTGCCTCCGGACGCCCCGGGCATCGCCACCGTCGCAATCCTCGCGGGAACCGTCGTCACCTGGTTCGGGAGCCAGTGGTTCGAAGAATCAGCCGAGCGACTTTCAGCGTACTACGGGCTTCCTGCCGTCGTGCAAGGCTCCGTCGTCGTTGCAGTGGGTTCAAGTTTTCCGGAACTCGCCAGCGTGGTCTTCACTGCGCTCTCCGGCGTGTTCGACATGGGGGTCGGGGCCATCGTCGGGTCTGCAATCTTCAACATTCTCGTCATCCCGGCCGCATCGAACATCCTCTCCGACCAGGACCTCGAAGCCGGTCGCGCGATTGTCTACAAAGAGGCGCTGTTTTACATGGTTGCCGTGGCTGTGTTCGTGTTGACACTGGCACTCGCCGTAATCTACGAACCGGTTCCAACCGCCGGTGCGTTGGTCGGAGAACTCACACGGCTCCTCGCCCTGATTCCGCTGTTGCTGTATGGATTGTATCTGTTCATTCAGTGGCAAGACGTTTCAGACTACGACTCCGGAGTCGAACGCGAGGGAATCGCTGTCCGTCACGAGTGGCGACGATTACTCCTCGGCCTCCTGGTCATCCTCATCGCCGTTGAACTGCTCGTTAGCGGAATCGAATCGGCTGGCCAGACGTTCGGCGTCCCCGACTTCCTCGCTGGCGTGACCATCCTCGCGGCGGCAACCAGCCTGCCAGACCTCCTCGTGAGTGTTCGCTCAGCGCAGGCCGGGCGGGGTGTAACCAGCCTCGGAAACGTCTTTGGGTCAAACACGTTCGACCTGCTCGTCGCCATCCCAATTGGGGTGCTCATCGTTGGCACTGTCAGTATTGATTTTGCGGTCGCAGTACCGATGATTGCAGTACTGACCGTCGTGACCGTGATACTGTTCACCTTCCTGCGAACAGACCTCTCGCTCTCTAGTCTCGAAGCGTACATCCTCCTCGTCTTTTATCTGCTGTTCGTGGGGTGGATATTTGCAGAAACCGTTGGACTCACACAGCTACTCGGTAGCGCTTGA